A part of Candidatus Bathyarchaeia archaeon genomic DNA contains:
- the cca gene encoding CCA tRNA nucleotidyltransferase: protein MPNSIQTVLDQVAKKIVPSVAERERMSQLAERLKGQVQNILDNRGFGGNVSIQGSFARNTWLSGEADLDIFASFPPSMDRQEWTEKILPEIRKRISAKTIDRYAEHPYLEFHITGIRVNVVPCYSVEKGQWKSATDRTPYHTEYMTKHLTEQMRLEARLLKRFTKGIRSYGAEIRVGGFSGMLVETLILHYHSFLETLTQASRWKPIIFLDIESPGGNQDSRAREFDSPLVVIDPVDSNRNLAAAVRDDKLWGFAAASRELQEHPGMWYFFPQKYRQQTKAQFSKIVKDHNRDIVAISFEHPRIVPDVLWGQLLKTENSITGLMTRQDFHPIRSTVWSDEARLSAILIELDRSTLTEVQLRLGPPVSKMDDSQGFLDRHVAAKETVRGPWIEADRWVVDKKRRLLTVEHLVMEALKDPRLGLTIPDQLDSSFRKNVKVLENGKILALLGREGFDQALSEFLAAKPAWLKTHH, encoded by the coding sequence ATGCCGAATTCTATTCAAACCGTCTTGGACCAGGTTGCAAAGAAGATCGTTCCCAGCGTAGCTGAAAGGGAACGAATGTCGCAGCTAGCTGAGAGATTGAAGGGTCAAGTTCAGAATATTCTGGACAACAGAGGATTTGGAGGAAACGTCTCGATCCAGGGATCCTTTGCGCGGAATACATGGCTGAGCGGTGAGGCCGACCTGGATATCTTTGCAAGCTTTCCTCCATCAATGGATAGGCAGGAGTGGACTGAGAAGATTCTCCCGGAAATTCGGAAGAGGATCAGCGCCAAGACGATCGATCGATATGCCGAGCATCCCTATTTGGAATTCCACATTACCGGGATCCGAGTGAACGTAGTCCCATGCTATTCCGTGGAAAAAGGTCAGTGGAAGAGCGCTACAGACAGGACACCCTACCATACCGAGTACATGACAAAGCACCTGACAGAACAGATGCGGCTTGAGGCTCGGCTCCTCAAACGGTTCACGAAGGGCATCCGATCATACGGTGCCGAGATCAGAGTGGGAGGATTCAGCGGAATGCTTGTCGAAACCTTGATTCTACATTACCACTCATTTCTAGAGACACTTACTCAAGCTTCGAGATGGAAGCCCATTATCTTCCTGGATATCGAAAGTCCCGGCGGTAACCAAGATTCTAGAGCTCGAGAATTCGACTCTCCATTGGTTGTCATAGACCCAGTAGACTCGAATAGAAACCTGGCTGCTGCCGTTAGAGATGATAAGCTGTGGGGGTTTGCCGCCGCGTCAAGAGAACTCCAGGAGCACCCTGGCATGTGGTACTTCTTTCCGCAGAAATACAGACAGCAAACCAAAGCCCAGTTTTCCAAAATCGTGAAGGATCACAACAGGGACATTGTGGCAATTTCTTTCGAGCATCCCAGGATAGTGCCTGACGTTCTCTGGGGGCAACTGTTGAAAACTGAGAATTCGATAACAGGGCTGATGACGCGACAAGATTTCCATCCTATCAGGTCGACAGTCTGGAGCGACGAAGCCCGACTAAGCGCAATCCTTATCGAGCTAGACAGGTCGACCCTGACCGAAGTTCAGCTACGCTTGGGTCCTCCGGTTTCTAAGATGGACGACAGCCAAGGGTTCCTCGATCGACACGTAGCCGCGAAAGAAACCGTTCGCGGTCCCTGGATAGAGGCTGATCGATGGGTGGTTGACAAGAAACGGAGACTCCTCACGGTCGAACACCTCGTCATGGAAGCCCTCAAGGATCCGAGGCTGGGTCTGACCATCCCTGACCAACTCGACAGCTCCTTCCGCAAGAATGTGAAGGTCCTAGAAAACGGGAAAATTCTTGCGTTGCTTGGGCGAGAAGGTTTTGACCAGGCGTTGTCAGAGTTCTTGGCGGCGAAACCAGCGTGGCTCAAAACCCATCACTAG
- the thpR gene encoding RNA 2',3'-cyclic phosphodiesterase — MSENQVRSFISIDLEDQQILSRVASIISSLQALGGDLKPVEVENIHLTLKFLGNVSTPRLADAKSSLKQLAFPSFSAEIKGAGVFPSLSRMNVIWVGVDEGWSQVEQIYEQVERLLSSLGFRRENRPFSPHITIARVKSGRKRDEISNFLQRLVDESFGTITVDKVRLKQSILSSSGPKYSTLLEVPSQPQ; from the coding sequence TTGTCGGAAAATCAAGTTCGAAGCTTCATCTCGATAGACTTGGAGGATCAGCAGATTCTCTCCCGCGTAGCCTCGATCATATCTTCATTGCAGGCTCTGGGCGGTGATTTGAAACCTGTGGAGGTGGAGAATATCCATCTCACGTTGAAATTTCTAGGAAACGTGTCCACTCCTCGATTGGCCGATGCCAAGTCCTCTCTCAAACAACTCGCGTTTCCATCCTTCTCAGCCGAGATCAAGGGGGCGGGTGTCTTCCCAAGTCTCAGTCGCATGAACGTAATCTGGGTTGGTGTTGACGAGGGTTGGAGTCAAGTTGAGCAAATCTACGAGCAAGTCGAGAGGCTCTTGTCCAGCCTAGGTTTCAGACGGGAAAACCGCCCCTTCAGTCCCCATATCACGATAGCGCGGGTCAAGTCCGGGAGAAAGCGAGACGAGATCAGCAATTTTCTCCAGCGCTTGGTCGACGAGAGCTTTGGCACGATCACAGTGGATAAAGTCCGTCTCAAACAGAGCATTCTTTCCAGTTCCGGCCCGAAATACTCGACCCTGCTAGAAGTTCCTTCGCAACCTCAATAG
- a CDS encoding AAA family ATPase: MDKRKSKTVIVVVGMPGAGKSLASTVAAKRSIPVFVSGDIIRDEAKRRNLSPSKENLGRLMLKIREEEGMGAVAKRLAPLTEKIDGNIFVYEGARNIEEIKELNKKYGVFTIAIHASPESRYRRLLKRGRSDRPRNWADFVERDERELKVGVGKLIAIADRVVENEDTKNDLKRRTARLLKTLPN; the protein is encoded by the coding sequence ATGGACAAACGGAAGTCAAAGACCGTTATTGTAGTCGTCGGAATGCCAGGTGCAGGCAAGAGCCTAGCATCTACCGTCGCCGCGAAACGTAGTATTCCAGTTTTCGTCTCTGGGGATATCATAAGAGACGAAGCGAAGCGGAGGAACTTGTCACCCAGCAAAGAGAACCTCGGCCGACTAATGTTGAAGATCAGGGAGGAGGAGGGAATGGGTGCGGTTGCCAAGCGGTTGGCTCCGCTCACAGAGAAGATCGATGGGAACATTTTCGTCTATGAGGGCGCTAGAAACATAGAGGAGATCAAGGAGCTGAACAAGAAGTACGGAGTATTTACTATCGCAATTCACGCTTCCCCTGAGAGCAGGTATCGGAGACTGCTGAAGAGAGGAAGGTCTGACCGTCCCAGAAACTGGGCGGACTTCGTAGAACGTGATGAGAGAGAGCTGAAGGTTGGAGTCGGCAAACTTATCGCTATTGCTGATCGTGTGGTTGAGAACGAGGATACTAAGAACGACCTCAAGAGGCGAACAGCACGTCTGTTGAAGACTCTCCCGAACTGA
- a CDS encoding RNA-binding domain-containing protein, whose amino-acid sequence MSFLVYSETEVRPTEDPERVKKAVTNILRGEVEVQQIDEWSGKVIVEGKNQPSLERFRMIIQRDRIRAAARSVLRRSVEGSRLVFFLNKQAAYAGHVSFSAPEGESPLGPIRVIVDTENPDQLIDWVAGQREERRK is encoded by the coding sequence CTGAGCTTTCTCGTCTACAGCGAAACGGAAGTCCGGCCGACTGAGGACCCTGAGAGAGTCAAGAAGGCTGTGACCAACATTCTTCGAGGTGAAGTCGAGGTTCAACAGATAGACGAGTGGAGCGGGAAGGTAATTGTCGAAGGGAAGAATCAGCCCTCGCTAGAGAGATTTCGAATGATTATTCAGCGGGACAGAATTCGTGCCGCGGCGAGATCCGTCCTTAGACGGTCTGTGGAAGGCAGTCGACTGGTCTTTTTCCTAAACAAACAAGCGGCGTACGCAGGCCACGTGTCATTCTCTGCACCGGAGGGCGAATCGCCTCTCGGGCCAATCCGGGTGATCGTTGACACCGAAAACCCGGACCAATTGATCGATTGGGTAGCGGGACAGCGAGAAGAAAGGAGAAAATAG
- a CDS encoding ribonuclease Z, with protein sequence MPAGIDVIFLGTGGSLPTKDRGLPAVALRRDGELFLFDCGEGTQRQMMHARLGFNRPMSIMISHLHGDHILGLPGLLQTMSSLIRDKPLDLYGPEGVSSYLSSLRRTLGFAANFPVHVTELKPGQEVSKGAYTIKTAKAMHDIACLAYALVETDRPGRFHPEKAKRLGVPEGPLWKQLQMGKEVTIEGKTVTPRQVIERPRPGLKIVYAIDTRPTEEVKVLAKEADLLMHDGGFAEDRRDKAKEYFHSTAREAARLAKAARVHKLALVHISAVTRDDSILLKQARSVFKPTLVPKDLMILSLKRST encoded by the coding sequence ATGCCTGCAGGTATCGATGTCATATTCCTCGGTACAGGGGGGAGCCTTCCCACCAAGGATCGGGGTCTGCCCGCAGTCGCACTTCGGCGCGATGGCGAACTCTTCCTGTTCGATTGTGGCGAGGGGACTCAGCGGCAGATGATGCACGCGAGACTCGGCTTCAACCGTCCGATGTCGATAATGATCTCCCATCTGCACGGGGATCATATTCTCGGGTTACCTGGACTCCTTCAGACAATGTCTTCTCTGATTAGAGACAAGCCGCTCGACCTGTATGGTCCAGAGGGTGTCTCTTCGTATCTATCCTCGCTACGCCGAACACTAGGATTCGCCGCAAACTTTCCCGTACATGTCACAGAGCTCAAACCCGGACAAGAAGTATCGAAAGGTGCGTACACCATCAAAACAGCGAAAGCCATGCACGACATAGCCTGCCTCGCCTACGCTCTCGTCGAGACAGACCGTCCCGGCCGGTTCCACCCTGAAAAAGCAAAACGGTTGGGAGTCCCCGAGGGACCATTGTGGAAACAACTTCAGATGGGCAAAGAGGTCACCATCGAAGGAAAAACAGTCACCCCTCGCCAGGTTATCGAGAGACCTCGCCCTGGTTTGAAGATCGTCTATGCTATCGACACTCGTCCGACTGAAGAGGTAAAAGTGTTGGCGAAGGAGGCTGATCTTCTTATGCACGACGGGGGATTCGCTGAAGATCGGCGTGATAAAGCGAAAGAGTACTTCCATTCAACGGCCAGGGAAGCGGCTAGGCTCGCAAAAGCAGCCCGTGTCCACAAGCTTGCATTGGTTCACATCAGCGCGGTAACAAGAGACGACTCCATCCTTCTCAAACAAGCCAGGAGCGTATTCAAACCAACGCTTGTCCCAAAGGACCTGATGATATTATCGCTCAAACGCTCGACGTAA
- a CDS encoding methyltransferase, with translation MAQAAARFFFILSGEHPTLPLAELKAILQAYAIDYRIVGNFYKLVEVEADRTRLESIAGRGGYLDEMGEEVLHTEDNLASIKREIQFTDLEPFLSSRDSFSIRMLRFGGVSKELSRVHLEGYLGQLLEEKTGAKVDLRSPKKAFRGILAGSLFHLGLIMYQRPKGSIHRRRPRKRAVFHPSTMPPKLARCLVNLSEVRDGETFLDPFCGVGGIAIEASLLDCNVVCVDALSRMVRSARRNLAHFGLKSIGLLRGDARNIPLHTVDAIATDPPYGTGASTLKSTTKDILGKFLPQAKMILSPGGKLVFASPLGTGAADLARSQGFKVYDRHELYVHRSLTREILVLGAN, from the coding sequence ATGGCCCAGGCAGCTGCCAGGTTCTTCTTCATTCTATCTGGAGAACATCCGACACTGCCTCTTGCAGAACTGAAGGCCATCCTCCAAGCATATGCGATAGACTACAGGATAGTGGGGAATTTCTACAAGCTTGTGGAGGTGGAAGCAGATCGCACTCGGCTGGAGTCGATAGCTGGTCGCGGAGGATATCTTGACGAAATGGGAGAGGAAGTTCTTCACACAGAGGACAACCTCGCCAGTATCAAGAGAGAGATTCAGTTCACTGATCTCGAACCCTTTCTCTCCTCGCGGGACAGTTTCAGCATACGAATGCTTCGGTTCGGCGGAGTTTCGAAAGAGCTCTCAAGAGTCCATCTAGAGGGTTATCTTGGTCAACTTCTCGAGGAGAAGACGGGCGCGAAGGTCGATCTTCGATCCCCCAAGAAGGCCTTTCGGGGAATCCTCGCCGGTTCTCTTTTCCATCTGGGATTAATTATGTACCAGCGCCCGAAGGGGAGCATCCATCGGCGACGGCCTCGAAAACGAGCTGTGTTTCATCCCAGCACCATGCCTCCTAAACTGGCTCGCTGCTTGGTGAACTTGTCGGAAGTGAGAGACGGAGAGACGTTCCTTGACCCGTTTTGCGGGGTCGGCGGGATTGCGATAGAGGCAAGTCTTCTTGACTGTAATGTTGTTTGCGTCGACGCCCTTTCGCGAATGGTCCGATCAGCTCGAAGAAACCTCGCTCATTTCGGGCTCAAATCAATCGGCCTTCTCAGAGGTGATGCTAGGAACATTCCGCTCCACACAGTCGATGCTATCGCAACTGACCCGCCCTACGGGACCGGCGCTTCAACCCTCAAGTCTACGACAAAGGATATTTTAGGAAAATTCTTACCTCAAGCAAAGATGATCCTGTCTCCTGGCGGGAAGCTCGTTTTTGCATCCCCTTTGGGAACCGGGGCCGCCGACTTGGCCAGGTCTCAGGGATTCAAAGTCTACGATCGTCACGAGCTATACGTACATCGAAGCCTGACAAGAGAGATTCTCGTGCTTGGAGCAAACTAG
- a CDS encoding 50S ribosomal protein L21e — MRRSKGFRTKTRTLISRKPRDRGKQPLGRLLIAYTPGQMVRIMINPAVQKGMPHRRYHGRVGTISEKRGRSYVVEVAGTKTPRIIIARPEHITSVEESN, encoded by the coding sequence TTGCGACGTTCCAAGGGTTTCAGAACGAAGACTAGGACCCTCATTAGCAGGAAGCCCAGGGACAGAGGCAAACAACCGCTTGGAAGACTCCTCATCGCCTACACTCCAGGCCAAATGGTCAGGATCATGATCAATCCAGCAGTTCAGAAAGGGATGCCCCACCGCCGATACCACGGACGTGTAGGAACGATCTCAGAGAAGCGCGGCCGCAGCTACGTTGTCGAGGTGGCTGGGACGAAAACGCCCCGTATCATCATCGCCAGACCGGAGCACATAACCTCGGTAGAGGAATCGAACTGA
- a CDS encoding RNA polymerase Rpb4 family protein: MARKIVEGKIVTNAEAQEILGKIKEEELGEFQRRTLDYARKFSKISPDKAEKLVEELSSKLQLDRNDAIQIVNSLPKTIEELRAVLTVKGRFVSTDQLNGILEIMKRYV, translated from the coding sequence ATGGCTAGGAAGATCGTCGAAGGAAAAATCGTGACCAATGCAGAGGCCCAGGAGATCTTGGGAAAAATCAAGGAAGAAGAACTGGGCGAGTTCCAGCGCCGGACCCTTGACTACGCGAGAAAGTTCTCGAAGATTTCACCGGATAAAGCTGAGAAGCTTGTCGAGGAGTTATCATCCAAACTCCAATTGGATAGGAATGATGCGATCCAGATCGTAAACTCGCTCCCAAAGACGATTGAGGAACTTAGAGCCGTGTTGACTGTCAAGGGCAGGTTCGTGAGTACGGACCAGCTGAACGGTATCCTGGAAATCATGAAGCGGTATGTCTAG
- a CDS encoding DUF655 domain-containing protein: MAIHEDEYLQRRHVYEEYAYVLDYLPYGRSSEKSRHLAVPTVQIMGEQFFTLLEAELKIGATVLVHERIYIGRERREKVDRIISRISYDQLTANAKAELVPLISELVKSQEKRFVVFFNNSQPVTPRMHSLELLPGIGKKSMWQIVNMRERKPFTSYKDIQEKTGLSDAPKIIAKRIIEELSTETKYRLFTRAV, translated from the coding sequence TTGGCCATTCACGAAGACGAATATTTACAGAGAAGACATGTTTACGAAGAGTACGCGTATGTTCTAGACTACCTTCCGTACGGCAGGTCGTCGGAGAAGTCAAGGCACTTGGCCGTGCCGACAGTTCAGATTATGGGTGAACAGTTCTTCACTCTGCTGGAGGCGGAACTCAAGATCGGCGCTACAGTTCTGGTTCACGAGCGGATCTATATCGGTCGAGAACGCAGAGAGAAGGTTGACCGGATCATAAGCCGGATCAGCTATGATCAACTAACCGCAAACGCGAAAGCGGAGCTCGTTCCCTTGATATCGGAATTGGTCAAAAGCCAGGAGAAAAGGTTCGTCGTTTTCTTCAACAATTCGCAACCTGTTACGCCCCGAATGCATTCGCTTGAGCTGTTGCCTGGCATTGGCAAGAAATCGATGTGGCAGATTGTAAACATGAGAGAAAGGAAACCGTTTACAAGCTACAAGGATATTCAGGAAAAAACCGGGCTGAGCGATGCTCCGAAGATCATCGCGAAGAGAATCATAGAAGAACTGAGCACGGAGACGAAATACCGGTTGTTTACTAGGGCAGTATGA
- the rsmA gene encoding 16S rRNA (adenine(1518)-N(6)/adenine(1519)-N(6))-dimethyltransferase RsmA — translation METTVLYRPLKRLGQNFLANKHIAQRVVSTAEVTGTDTVLEPGAGYGTLTHLLEKQAGRVIAVEKDRRLVSHLRKEFEKSPNVSILEGDVLKIPLPQYNKVVGTPPYVLSSKLVIFLTRKTFEVASLVFQKEFGERLLAKAGTAEYGRLSITAQRSLALRPIMNISASAFRPKPKVDSVLLRISPNNVSTVVNEELFEELVRGLFNQRRRVVRSSLLHFLSRKIGRENARESLKTMTLPRKRVYQLTIGDLEELCKQLSTAIEKVTRHVV, via the coding sequence GTGGAAACAACCGTCCTCTATAGACCGCTGAAGAGACTAGGACAGAATTTCCTAGCTAACAAGCACATTGCCCAAAGAGTAGTCTCGACTGCCGAGGTGACAGGAACAGATACTGTTCTTGAACCGGGAGCAGGATACGGGACCCTTACACATCTTCTGGAGAAACAGGCTGGGCGAGTGATAGCAGTCGAGAAAGACCGGAGACTAGTTTCTCACCTACGAAAAGAGTTCGAGAAGAGCCCAAATGTCTCCATTCTTGAGGGAGACGTGCTCAAGATCCCTCTACCCCAATACAACAAAGTCGTAGGAACTCCCCCTTACGTTCTCTCGTCAAAGCTAGTCATTTTCCTGACGCGGAAGACATTCGAGGTTGCATCTCTGGTGTTTCAGAAGGAGTTCGGAGAACGGCTTCTCGCTAAGGCTGGAACTGCTGAGTATGGAAGATTGTCTATCACGGCGCAGCGTTCTCTTGCCCTTCGGCCCATCATGAACATCTCCGCCTCAGCGTTTCGACCGAAACCCAAGGTAGACTCCGTTCTGCTCCGAATATCACCAAACAATGTCAGCACGGTAGTGAACGAGGAGTTGTTTGAGGAATTGGTCCGAGGGCTCTTCAATCAGCGTAGACGAGTTGTAAGAAGCTCCCTCCTCCATTTTCTATCAAGGAAGATCGGCCGCGAAAACGCTCGAGAGAGTCTCAAGACTATGACGCTCCCTAGGAAGAGAGTCTATCAGCTAACTATTGGGGATCTCGAAGAACTTTGTAAACAACTCTCGACAGCGATCGAAAAAGTGACGCGCCATGTCGTCTGA
- a CDS encoding 50S ribosomal protein L40e: MPITDVMKKQLAQRHRLFFKICRTCGSRNSPNAYRCRRCRGDNLRWKKRELGAK, encoded by the coding sequence ATGCCGATCACTGACGTGATGAAGAAACAGCTTGCGCAACGTCACAGGCTCTTCTTCAAGATATGTAGGACGTGCGGTTCACGGAATTCGCCAAACGCCTACAGATGCAGGCGTTGCCGGGGAGATAATCTTCGCTGGAAGAAACGAGAGCTCGGGGCAAAGTAG
- the sucD gene encoding succinate--CoA ligase subunit alpha, giving the protein MTILIGKQTRAIVQGITGNQGGFHAKLMLDYGTRIVAGVTPGKGRTTSVGVPVFDTVASALEKTSANASIIFVPAPFAKEAGMEAIDAGLSPVVIITEMIPARDSMILIEYAKNHEAIIIGPNTPGIITPGESKLGIMPGDVFKPGKVGLASRSGTLTYEIAASLTHDGIGQSTCLGIGGDPFTGLNFVDVLKLFRDDPGTDTVVLIGEIGGSAEEDAANYIRDTKYPKRVAAYIAGRAAPPGKRMGHAGAIITGTEGTADAKMKSLREAGALVAEIPSELSKLLLQQVSPLQ; this is encoded by the coding sequence ATGACAATACTCATTGGAAAACAGACCCGGGCGATTGTTCAAGGAATCACTGGCAACCAAGGCGGCTTCCACGCCAAATTGATGTTAGATTACGGTACAAGAATCGTAGCTGGCGTAACTCCAGGAAAGGGTAGGACGACCTCAGTCGGTGTGCCTGTATTTGATACAGTGGCTTCAGCTCTTGAAAAGACATCTGCTAACGCGTCAATAATTTTCGTTCCCGCTCCCTTCGCGAAAGAGGCCGGTATGGAAGCGATAGACGCGGGCCTAAGCCCGGTTGTTATCATAACAGAAATGATCCCTGCAAGGGATTCCATGATCCTCATCGAGTACGCAAAGAACCATGAAGCAATCATCATTGGTCCCAACACCCCTGGAATAATTACTCCAGGCGAATCAAAGCTGGGCATAATGCCCGGCGACGTGTTCAAGCCCGGCAAGGTCGGCCTCGCTTCAAGAAGCGGGACTCTAACCTATGAAATCGCGGCATCGCTAACACATGACGGCATAGGCCAATCCACCTGTCTCGGGATCGGCGGCGACCCATTTACCGGACTGAATTTCGTCGACGTTCTCAAACTCTTCAGAGACGATCCTGGCACAGATACGGTCGTTCTAATCGGGGAGATTGGGGGCTCTGCTGAGGAGGACGCTGCTAACTACATTCGCGATACGAAATATCCCAAACGAGTAGCCGCATATATCGCGGGTCGAGCCGCGCCCCCAGGAAAGCGCATGGGCCACGCGGGCGCAATCATAACCGGGACGGAGGGGACAGCTGACGCCAAGATGAAGAGTTTGAGAGAAGCAGGTGCTCTGGTCGCTGAGATTCCATCCGAGCTTTCCAAACTACTGCTCCAACAGGTTTCCCCGTTGCAGTAG
- the sucC gene encoding ADP-forming succinate--CoA ligase subunit beta: MKLFEYEAKSIAQNLGINTPRGSVASTAEEARDIHKRIGGEAVIKAQVLVAGRGKAGGIKFASKPEEARDRASEILSMTIKGEKVKKVLIEQKANAKKELFASIVLDRANRCQTVLASDQGGIDIEDVAKQTPERVLRHRLDPIFGMRSYDARLIALKLGYQGAQQGSFTDFLSNLYRLSVIYDAELVESNPVIEMQDGRFVAADLRVIVDDNSLFRHPEFQERSKEISGEVTALESKARENGLAFVELDGDIGIIGNGAGLVMATLDLVKQYGGKPANFCDVGGGANAEHVATALQIIQGAEKVRAVFVNILAGITRCDEVAKGIVDVKKVMGLKKPLVIRMVGTNQEEGRKILQSAGLAALDKMDEAARLVVSKVAA; encoded by the coding sequence ATGAAACTCTTTGAGTATGAAGCAAAGTCGATCGCACAGAATCTCGGGATAAACACGCCACGGGGTTCAGTGGCTTCGACAGCTGAGGAAGCCAGGGATATTCACAAGCGCATTGGTGGAGAGGCTGTCATCAAGGCCCAAGTGCTCGTTGCTGGACGGGGAAAGGCTGGTGGAATAAAGTTCGCCAGCAAGCCCGAAGAGGCCCGGGACAGAGCGAGCGAGATTCTGAGCATGACCATCAAAGGTGAGAAAGTAAAGAAGGTCCTCATCGAGCAGAAAGCTAACGCGAAGAAGGAGCTCTTCGCCAGTATTGTTCTGGATCGCGCAAACCGCTGCCAAACTGTCCTCGCCTCTGACCAAGGTGGAATCGACATCGAGGATGTCGCAAAACAAACCCCTGAGAGAGTTCTCAGACATCGTCTCGATCCCATTTTCGGAATGAGAAGTTACGATGCTCGACTCATCGCTTTGAAGTTGGGATACCAAGGCGCACAACAGGGCAGCTTCACCGATTTCCTTTCTAACCTGTATCGGTTATCGGTGATCTATGATGCGGAGCTTGTGGAGAGTAATCCTGTCATCGAGATGCAAGACGGCCGCTTTGTTGCCGCTGATCTTAGAGTAATTGTTGATGATAACAGCCTATTCCGTCATCCCGAGTTTCAGGAGAGATCGAAAGAGATCAGCGGAGAGGTCACGGCTCTAGAATCGAAGGCTCGGGAAAACGGTCTCGCCTTCGTCGAGCTGGACGGTGACATTGGTATTATAGGAAATGGTGCAGGGCTTGTCATGGCAACACTCGACCTGGTCAAACAGTACGGAGGAAAACCAGCTAACTTCTGTGATGTCGGCGGAGGTGCCAACGCTGAACACGTCGCAACCGCACTCCAGATCATTCAGGGTGCAGAGAAGGTTCGAGCAGTGTTTGTCAACATTCTAGCTGGTATTACTAGATGCGATGAGGTTGCGAAAGGAATCGTCGACGTGAAGAAGGTAATGGGTCTCAAGAAACCGCTCGTAATCCGAATGGTCGGAACCAACCAAGAAGAAGGGAGAAAAATACTACAGTCCGCTGGACTGGCTGCATTAGACAAGATGGACGAAGCGGCAAGACTTGTTGTCAGCAAGGTGGCCGCGTAG
- a CDS encoding NAD(P)/FAD-dependent oxidoreductase — protein MGSPSERYDIVTVGAGVAGCEAALEAANKKARVLLLEEHPQVGIPSHCSGVVSLSGLELLGLDAHSSFSQKLIHGARFYPPHGESIEVRKQDPVALILNRMKLDQFLAKQAVAAGVELRAKTRASKFDRTSEGDIVTLSDGSRVHGKVVIDASGAGSRLPEQAGLQAADWTQILPGLQYELVDMKEQGDLVELFFGSKRAPGFFAWSIPTGKNSARVGLASKKGNVKKLLDDLAKEQWPKASVDATKSGSVLVAGPVPRCWSPGFIVVGDAAGQVKQTTGGGIVIGGYCGKLAGMAAASAASHNGVEAEQFLRDYDTQWREKFGSDLRKMGLARKLFASLSDETLDRLFAILRDNVAEIEAEGDMDFQGKIITKMLKKRKVATLLPRVAADAVKAIFS, from the coding sequence TTGGGAAGCCCCTCAGAACGTTATGACATTGTTACCGTTGGAGCAGGAGTTGCAGGCTGCGAGGCTGCCCTAGAAGCGGCGAACAAGAAAGCCAGAGTTCTGCTTCTAGAAGAGCATCCGCAGGTCGGCATACCCAGCCACTGTTCTGGCGTTGTGAGCCTCTCAGGGCTGGAACTTCTGGGATTGGATGCTCATTCGAGTTTCAGTCAGAAACTGATCCATGGTGCAAGGTTCTATCCTCCTCACGGGGAATCGATAGAGGTTCGGAAGCAAGATCCGGTTGCGCTTATTCTGAACCGGATGAAATTGGACCAGTTTCTCGCGAAGCAGGCGGTGGCGGCAGGTGTGGAGCTTCGAGCGAAGACTCGGGCTTCAAAGTTTGATCGGACCTCCGAGGGGGATATTGTGACTCTATCAGACGGGTCAAGGGTTCACGGGAAAGTCGTCATCGACGCGAGTGGGGCGGGAAGCAGGCTTCCTGAGCAGGCTGGTCTACAGGCGGCTGATTGGACGCAGATTCTGCCTGGTCTGCAGTACGAGCTGGTTGACATGAAGGAGCAAGGTGATCTAGTGGAGCTTTTCTTCGGGTCCAAGAGAGCCCCAGGATTCTTCGCATGGAGCATCCCAACCGGCAAGAATAGTGCAAGGGTAGGTCTCGCTTCAAAGAAGGGGAATGTCAAGAAGCTTCTAGATGACCTTGCGAAAGAGCAATGGCCGAAAGCCTCGGTCGATGCGACTAAGTCAGGGTCAGTACTTGTGGCCGGACCTGTCCCAAGGTGCTGGTCTCCCGGATTCATTGTGGTTGGAGACGCCGCTGGACAGGTGAAACAGACGACCGGAGGAGGCATCGTTATCGGTGGTTATTGTGGAAAGCTGGCTGGAATGGCGGCGGCGTCGGCTGCTAGCCACAATGGGGTGGAGGCTGAACAGTTTCTGAGAGACTATGATACGCAGTGGAGAGAGAAGTTCGGTTCTGACCTGCGAAAGATGGGTCTTGCACGGAAATTGTTTGCCAGTCTGTCTGATGAGACCCTTGATCGATTATTCGCGATCTTACGCGACAACGTTGCGGAGATAGAGGCGGAAGGCGATATGGACTTTCAAGGCAAGATCATCACAAAAATGCTGAAGAAGAGAAAAGTTGCAACACTACTCCCCCGCGTCGCGGCAGACGCTGTCAAAGCGATTTTCTCCTAG